A section of the Rummeliibacillus pycnus genome encodes:
- a CDS encoding DUF5325 family protein — MNKAKIVMAIFALAGILAMCSIGYAIAIGSISGIIGGIVAVCVVFGLAFKTKRQFRDQGLL, encoded by the coding sequence ATGAATAAAGCAAAAATCGTCATGGCTATCTTTGCACTTGCAGGGATTTTAGCTATGTGTTCTATTGGATATGCAATAGCTATAGGTAGCATTTCAGGTATTATCGGAGGGATTGTAGCAGTGTGTGTTGTTTTTGGTTTAGCCTTTAAAACAAAACGCCAATTCCGAGATCAAGGTTTATTATAA
- a CDS encoding inositol monophosphatase family protein, whose protein sequence is MQITEVHEFAKAIIMEAGERIRKSFSEKWKIETKANANDLVTNIDRETELFFIEKITAFDPSHKILGEEGMGEKIDSLDGVVWIIDPIDGTMNFIRQHRNFAISIGVYVNGIGKLGYIYDVMRNQLYYAKEGQGAFMNEIPLKPLESISLDKAIIGLNALWVTPNKRIEHERMIDLVRTVRGTRSYGSAALEIASVACGRMDAYISMRLSPWDIAGGVVIAKEVGAIASNLRNRPINLLKQDTFIVANPAIHSEIVEDYVQLKHEDQ, encoded by the coding sequence ATGCAGATTACTGAAGTTCACGAATTTGCAAAGGCCATCATAATGGAAGCTGGGGAACGTATCCGAAAATCTTTTTCTGAAAAGTGGAAAATTGAGACGAAAGCCAATGCAAATGATTTAGTAACAAATATTGATCGCGAAACAGAATTATTTTTCATTGAAAAAATTACAGCATTTGATCCGTCACATAAAATTTTGGGAGAAGAGGGGATGGGAGAAAAGATTGATTCACTTGATGGAGTTGTATGGATAATCGATCCAATTGATGGAACGATGAATTTTATTCGGCAACATCGGAATTTTGCCATTTCAATTGGTGTTTATGTTAATGGTATAGGAAAACTGGGATATATCTATGATGTTATGAGGAATCAGTTATATTATGCAAAAGAGGGGCAAGGAGCTTTTATGAATGAAATTCCATTAAAACCTCTGGAGTCAATTTCTTTAGATAAAGCAATAATCGGACTGAATGCACTTTGGGTGACGCCAAATAAAAGAATTGAGCATGAACGGATGATTGATCTTGTTCGTACAGTACGTGGTACAAGATCCTATGGTTCAGCTGCTTTAGAAATAGCCTCTGTTGCTTGTGGGAGAATGGATGCCTATATTTCTATGAGATTATCTCCATGGGACATTGCTGGTGGTGTAGTAATTGCGAAAGAGGTAGGGGCAATCGCCAGTAATTTAAGAAATAGACCTATAAACTTATTAAAACAAGATACGTTTATCGTGGCTAATCCTGCGATACATAGTGAAATTGTTGAAGATTATGTTCAATTAAAACACGAAGATCAATAA
- a CDS encoding YktB family protein, whose translation MTVKWTNKDFDVFTTPGLEQRMTALIENVRPKFEELGTTFSTYFSMKIGEEFYPHVAKHARRKVNPPIDSWVAFATNKRGYKALPHFEIGLFKSHIFILLCAIYEAPTKKEIANNLLKNINFFNKLPKTFNITGNHFDPNGIPLEEAIKDGTLEKLLIRLRDIKKGEFMIGLRLPKEEAVKLSTKEFEKVVEDTFDALIPLYNIMVSKH comes from the coding sequence TTGACAGTGAAATGGACAAACAAAGACTTTGATGTCTTCACAACACCTGGACTTGAACAACGTATGACAGCACTCATTGAAAATGTACGTCCTAAATTTGAAGAACTCGGAACAACATTTAGTACATACTTTTCTATGAAAATCGGTGAAGAATTTTACCCTCACGTGGCCAAACATGCAAGACGTAAAGTAAATCCACCAATCGATAGCTGGGTAGCGTTTGCTACAAATAAACGAGGATATAAAGCCCTTCCCCACTTCGAAATTGGACTTTTTAAATCGCATATTTTTATTCTTCTATGTGCTATTTATGAAGCACCCACAAAAAAAGAAATTGCTAATAATCTGTTGAAAAATATAAATTTTTTCAATAAGCTCCCCAAAACTTTTAATATTACAGGCAATCATTTTGATCCAAATGGGATTCCTTTAGAAGAGGCCATTAAAGATGGGACGCTTGAGAAACTTTTAATTCGCTTACGTGATATTAAAAAAGGTGAGTTTATGATTGGACTTCGATTACCAAAAGAAGAAGCAGTTAAACTTTCCACTAAAGAGTTTGAGAAGGTAGTCGAAGATACCTTTGATGCATTAATTCCTCTTTATAATATTATGGTATCAAAACATTAA
- a CDS encoding UPF0223 family protein, translated as MEYSYPFSIDWSTDEIVDVIAFFQTIEKAYEKGVKREEVLSKYRRFKEIVPSMSEEKTIFREFEEESGYVSYDIVKQTKTSPNGTIIKGISRGKR; from the coding sequence ATGGAATACTCATATCCATTTTCAATCGATTGGTCTACAGATGAAATAGTTGATGTGATTGCATTTTTTCAAACTATTGAAAAGGCATACGAAAAAGGCGTAAAACGTGAAGAAGTTCTGTCAAAATACCGCCGTTTCAAAGAAATTGTACCTTCAATGTCAGAAGAGAAAACCATTTTCCGAGAATTTGAAGAAGAAAGCGGATATGTTAGTTACGACATTGTTAAACAAACGAAAACAAGCCCGAATGGTACAATTATTAAAGGGATTAGCAGAGGGAAAAGATAA
- a CDS encoding LrgB family protein has product MVAIIICLFTVVVFFLMKKVYERYYHPVLFPVFTSAIIIVGVLLLFDIPYKTYMIGGQWIDRLLGPAVVSLALPLYRQRELIKKNYKAILTGIAVAMIAGIGSVLSLAGLFRIESVYMRTLIPKSITSPVAMQISSAVGGNPTLAAVFVIITGMIGAILGPFLYKICKIDTEIARGVAMGSSAHGIGIGKLTEYGEQTLSMGSVSMTMTAVIGAIVLPIFVTIFL; this is encoded by the coding sequence ATGGTTGCAATAATAATATGTCTGTTTACTGTGGTTGTGTTTTTTTTAATGAAAAAAGTATATGAACGTTATTACCATCCAGTTCTCTTCCCTGTGTTTACAAGTGCAATCATAATCGTAGGTGTATTATTACTCTTTGATATCCCCTATAAAACGTATATGATTGGAGGTCAATGGATTGATCGGCTACTAGGACCGGCCGTGGTAAGTCTAGCTTTACCGTTATATAGACAAAGAGAATTAATTAAAAAGAATTATAAGGCAATCCTAACTGGTATTGCAGTAGCAATGATAGCGGGTATTGGTAGTGTATTGTCACTTGCAGGTTTATTTCGGATCGAAAGTGTGTATATGAGAACATTGATTCCAAAATCAATAACATCTCCAGTTGCAATGCAGATTAGTAGTGCTGTAGGCGGTAATCCCACACTAGCAGCAGTGTTTGTCATTATTACAGGAATGATTGGTGCAATATTAGGACCTTTTCTCTACAAAATTTGCAAAATTGACACCGAGATTGCAAGAGGAGTTGCAATGGGGAGTAGCGCTCATGGAATAGGAATCGGAAAGCTCACAGAGTATGGAGAACAAACCTTGTCCATGGGATCTGTATCAATGACAATGACGGCTGTTATAGGCGCTATCGTCTTACCAATATTTGTAACTATATTTTTATAG
- a CDS encoding CidA/LrgA family protein: MQQLGLRSLRIIGQIVVLYLLSEFGKWLMAILHIKFPGSIIGLLILLTLLIMKIIPEHWIASGAEILLSYMTLFFIPVTVGIINYSELISWQGFMIMAIILVSTVISIILSGKATQLVENHQEQQNEEVENLRLRKNHIKNMEQKGEA; encoded by the coding sequence ATGCAACAACTAGGGTTGAGGTCTTTGAGAATAATAGGGCAAATTGTAGTTTTATATCTATTATCTGAATTCGGTAAGTGGTTAATGGCGATATTACATATTAAATTTCCAGGAAGTATCATTGGGCTACTTATTTTACTTACGTTATTAATAATGAAAATTATTCCCGAACATTGGATTGCAAGTGGAGCTGAGATCTTACTATCATATATGACTTTATTTTTTATACCAGTTACCGTTGGAATTATTAATTATTCAGAGCTAATATCATGGCAAGGATTCATGATTATGGCAATTATTTTGGTGAGTACTGTTATATCAATCATTTTATCAGGAAAAGCAACTCAATTGGTAGAAAATCATCAAGAACAACAAAATGAAGAAGTAGAAAATCTAAGATTAAGAAAAAATCACATTAAAAATATGGAGCAAAAAGGGGAGGCTTAA
- a CDS encoding efflux RND transporter permease subunit, translating into MNSLIKFVLKNKLAVWLLTIIVAVAGVYSGLKMKLETIPDITVPVATITTVYPGATPQQVADDISIPYEKAVNHLKGVSAVYSNSYQNASSLQIEFKYGTDMKEAVSNIKEALDKVELPENAQKPTVDRVNINAFPVVALSVANKNQSIADLTKTTENYFVPKLESIDGVSSVTVSGQQVDKVELTYNQKKLTKYGLTEDTIKQYVKAMDTKVPLGIFQFKNKEQSVVVDGKMTTIKDLKNLEIPVTMQSPAANSAAAKAQAQAAQASQGAPGNLAAQQMTQAKPFVKLGELASIKVVGEVESVSRTNGQPAISVQVVKSQDANTVDVVNDVKKQADKFEKDNSGSNIEVTLDQGKPIEDSVQTMLDKALFGAIFAVIIILLFLRNIRSTIISVVSIPMSLLIAVTVLKQMDISLNMMTLGAMTVAIGRVIDDSIVVIENIYRRIYLEGEKLHGRALIREATIEMFKPILSSTVVTIAVFLPLGLVGGMVGELFLPFGLTMAFSLIASLIVAVTIVPVMAHTLFKKELYGKKQAKKEEHGKLAKGYKRILSWVLDHKLVTSIGSIVVLVASLFLAPVVGFSFLPDDEQKMVYLTYTPEPGETRDKVIDDVEVAEKMIMNKKDVKTVQSTVGGSNPMMPGASNGALVYVIYKTDTKNFADEKEKIVKEVKDLNLKGTWKSQSFSSTGSNNEISYSVYGNTVDDIKPVIKDIEKIMKDQENLKDVKSSLAENYTEKTLVINQDKAKVLGLTTGQIAMAINPNTQTEVLTTVTKDGKELDVNVHKEAASPDTFQKVLNEEIDTPIGKKVKVSDVVKVKEGITSAEINRSKGKIYANVTATVTSKDITKASSAVKKEIDKLDLPNNVEVNTGGVAQDMNEAFTQLGLAIAAAIAIVYFTLVVTFGEGLAPFAILFSLPFTVIGALVALWISGETISVSSMIGLLMLIGIVVTNAIVLVDRIIHMEHAGKTMREAILEAGATRLRPILMTAIATIGALIPLAMGAEGGGLISKGVGVTVIGGLISSTILTLLIVPLVYELISKILKKDRAHENKED; encoded by the coding sequence ATGAACTCGCTTATAAAATTTGTCTTGAAAAATAAATTGGCTGTTTGGCTATTAACAATTATTGTCGCTGTTGCCGGTGTATATTCAGGACTAAAAATGAAGTTAGAAACAATTCCTGATATTACAGTTCCAGTTGCAACAATAACCACTGTTTATCCAGGGGCAACACCTCAACAAGTAGCTGATGATATTTCAATCCCTTATGAAAAAGCAGTGAACCATTTAAAGGGTGTTTCAGCTGTCTATTCAAACTCCTATCAAAATGCTTCAAGTCTACAAATAGAGTTTAAGTATGGCACTGACATGAAAGAAGCAGTCAGCAATATTAAAGAAGCATTAGATAAAGTAGAACTTCCAGAAAATGCACAAAAGCCAACAGTAGATCGCGTCAATATTAATGCATTTCCAGTTGTCGCTTTAAGTGTTGCAAATAAGAATCAGTCTATTGCTGATTTAACAAAGACTACGGAAAACTATTTCGTACCTAAATTAGAGAGTATTGATGGTGTTTCTTCTGTAACTGTATCAGGACAACAAGTAGACAAGGTTGAACTGACATATAATCAAAAGAAATTAACTAAATACGGTTTAACAGAAGATACGATAAAACAATATGTAAAAGCAATGGACACCAAAGTACCATTAGGTATATTCCAATTTAAAAATAAAGAACAATCAGTTGTTGTTGATGGTAAAATGACAACTATAAAAGATTTGAAAAATTTAGAAATTCCTGTCACAATGCAAAGCCCAGCAGCCAATTCAGCAGCCGCTAAAGCACAAGCACAAGCTGCACAAGCATCTCAAGGCGCTCCGGGAAATTTAGCAGCACAGCAAATGACACAAGCAAAACCATTTGTTAAATTGGGTGAGTTGGCTTCCATCAAAGTAGTTGGTGAAGTTGAATCAGTATCTCGTACAAATGGTCAACCTGCTATCTCTGTACAAGTTGTAAAATCACAGGATGCTAATACTGTTGACGTCGTAAATGATGTGAAAAAGCAAGCTGATAAGTTTGAAAAAGACAACAGTGGTTCCAATATTGAAGTGACACTTGATCAAGGTAAACCTATTGAAGACTCAGTTCAAACAATGCTTGATAAGGCTTTATTTGGTGCTATTTTTGCAGTAATTATTATTTTACTATTCTTGCGTAATATTCGTTCAACTATTATTTCAGTGGTATCAATTCCAATGTCATTGTTGATTGCAGTAACTGTATTAAAACAAATGGATATTTCATTAAATATGATGACATTAGGAGCTATGACTGTAGCGATTGGTCGAGTAATCGATGACTCAATTGTTGTTATCGAAAATATTTACCGTCGAATATATCTTGAGGGCGAAAAATTACATGGTCGTGCATTAATCCGTGAAGCTACAATTGAAATGTTCAAACCTATTTTATCTTCTACAGTTGTAACAATCGCTGTATTCTTACCTTTAGGTTTAGTTGGTGGAATGGTCGGAGAATTATTCTTACCATTTGGCTTAACAATGGCATTTTCATTAATTGCATCGTTAATTGTGGCTGTTACAATTGTTCCAGTAATGGCTCATACACTATTTAAAAAAGAGTTATATGGTAAAAAACAAGCGAAAAAAGAAGAACACGGTAAATTAGCTAAGGGTTACAAACGTATCCTTTCATGGGTGTTAGATCATAAATTAGTTACATCTATTGGTTCTATTGTGGTTCTTGTGGCAAGTTTATTCTTAGCACCTGTAGTCGGCTTCAGTTTCTTGCCTGATGATGAACAAAAAATGGTGTACTTAACATATACCCCTGAACCTGGTGAAACTCGTGATAAGGTAATTGATGATGTAGAAGTCGCTGAAAAGATGATCATGAATAAAAAAGATGTTAAGACTGTTCAATCAACTGTTGGTGGCTCAAATCCAATGATGCCAGGTGCATCCAATGGAGCATTAGTATATGTTATTTATAAAACAGACACTAAAAACTTTGCTGATGAAAAAGAAAAAATAGTTAAAGAAGTAAAAGACCTTAATTTAAAAGGTACTTGGAAAAGTCAATCATTTTCATCTACAGGCTCAAACAATGAAATTTCATATTCTGTTTATGGCAACACTGTAGACGATATCAAACCAGTAATCAAAGATATCGAAAAAATTATGAAAGACCAAGAGAATTTAAAAGATGTTAAATCATCATTAGCAGAAAATTATACAGAAAAAACGTTAGTAATTAACCAAGACAAAGCAAAAGTTTTAGGTTTAACAACTGGACAAATTGCGATGGCGATTAATCCAAATACACAAACAGAAGTTTTAACAACTGTCACAAAAGACGGTAAAGAACTCGATGTAAATGTTCATAAGGAAGCAGCCTCTCCTGATACATTCCAAAAAGTTTTAAATGAGGAAATCGATACTCCAATAGGCAAGAAGGTAAAAGTTTCTGATGTTGTAAAAGTTAAAGAGGGGATAACTTCAGCAGAGATTAACCGCAGTAAAGGAAAAATTTATGCTAATGTTACTGCTACTGTAACCTCAAAAGATATAACAAAAGCATCTTCTGCTGTTAAAAAAGAGATTGATAAATTAGACCTACCTAACAATGTGGAAGTCAATACTGGCGGTGTAGCACAAGATATGAACGAAGCCTTTACTCAACTAGGCTTAGCGATTGCTGCTGCTATTGCAATTGTATACTTTACTTTAGTTGTTACATTTGGTGAAGGTTTAGCTCCTTTTGCTATCTTATTCTCTTTACCATTTACAGTGATTGGTGCATTAGTTGCACTGTGGATTTCTGGGGAAACAATCAGTGTATCATCCATGATCGGCTTATTAATGCTAATAGGAATCGTTGTAACAAATGCTATTGTATTGGTTGACCGTATTATCCATATGGAACATGCAGGTAAAACAATGCGTGAAGCAATTCTTGAAGCAGGTGCAACACGTTTACGCCCAATCCTAATGACAGCTATTGCAACGATCGGTGCATTAATTCCATTGGCAATGGGTGCAGAAGGTGGAGGCCTGATTTCAAAAGGTGTGGGTGTGACTGTTATTGGTGGTTTAATCAGTTCGACAATTTTAACATTGTTAATTGTTCCATTGGTATATGAATTAATTTCAAAAATCTTGAAAAAAGATCGTGCACACGAAAACAAAGAAGATTAA
- a CDS encoding TetR/AcrR family transcriptional regulator translates to MSKRDLIIEKSIEILSERTIASTSIQDITNACGISKGAFYLSFKSKEELLIAIFEYILRDMTAKYQRLLNLQLEPREKLTQYFMLSFQLFEENSSFISTHVRELIYIVDKDVIEKIHDHFRVADHMTLTILREVYDSKINDSQYDLLICIRGMMKGYAEFIVMQKQTIDYYELSKLLVKRIDTLVEIDAQPLITKEMYEKNPRNCMHTQKEDIIVEIENCKDNYADNSFITDTFKLLLDELQKERPRKALLLGMSSNLTSSNHLRWLAVLVKQYSNEI, encoded by the coding sequence ATGTCTAAACGTGATCTAATTATTGAAAAATCTATAGAAATCTTATCAGAACGTACAATAGCATCTACTTCTATACAAGATATTACAAACGCATGTGGCATATCAAAGGGAGCTTTTTATCTTTCATTTAAGTCGAAAGAGGAGCTTTTAATTGCAATTTTTGAATATATTCTTCGTGATATGACAGCAAAATATCAAAGACTTCTGAATTTACAACTTGAGCCAAGAGAAAAACTAACGCAATATTTTATGTTATCATTTCAGTTATTTGAAGAAAACTCAAGCTTTATCTCCACTCATGTGCGAGAGCTAATCTACATTGTTGATAAAGACGTCATAGAAAAAATTCACGATCATTTTCGAGTGGCTGATCATATGACTTTGACGATTTTGAGAGAAGTGTATGATTCTAAAATAAACGATAGCCAATATGATTTACTTATATGTATACGAGGAATGATGAAAGGTTACGCAGAATTTATTGTCATGCAAAAACAAACGATTGATTATTACGAATTGAGTAAACTTTTAGTAAAACGTATTGATACTCTTGTAGAGATAGACGCACAACCTTTAATCACTAAAGAAATGTATGAAAAAAATCCACGAAATTGTATGCATACTCAAAAGGAAGATATTATTGTTGAAATTGAAAATTGCAAAGATAATTATGCTGACAATTCCTTCATAACTGACACATTCAAACTACTGCTTGATGAGTTACAAAAAGAGCGGCCACGTAAAGCATTATTATTAGGAATGTCCTCAAATTTAACTTCAAGTAATCATCTAAGATGGTTAGCTGTTTTAGTAAAGCAATATAGTAATGAAATATAA
- the qoxD gene encoding cytochrome aa3 quinol oxidase subunit IV: MKELFPKEHVMGFVGSLVLTLLALTVVMFKGMSSGIAMTILLVTAIAQAIVQLVLFMHIGETEDKKSLYITILYSVVVGVITVFGTLLAMVWGYM, encoded by the coding sequence ATGAAAGAACTATTTCCAAAAGAGCATGTAATGGGCTTTGTAGGTTCTCTTGTTTTAACACTCTTAGCATTGACTGTTGTGATGTTTAAAGGTATGTCAAGCGGTATTGCTATGACAATTCTACTTGTAACAGCTATTGCACAAGCAATTGTACAGTTAGTATTGTTCATGCATATCGGTGAAACAGAAGATAAAAAATCTTTATATATTACAATTCTTTACTCAGTAGTTGTTGGTGTAATCACTGTATTCGGTACATTGCTTGCAATGGTTTGGGGTTACATGTAG
- the qoxC gene encoding cytochrome aa3 quinol oxidase subunit III encodes MSKVNKSLPLEYSTEENDLKIFGFWVFLGAEIILFATLFSVYFTLVDRTGSGPIGKELFELPPVLVETFALLTSSFLIGLGVHAMRLGRTKAMMVFYILTLLLGAVFLGVEINEFLTYIHDGATIQTSAFLSSLMTLLGTHGAHVTFGLLWGSSILIQVKKRGLNAKTANKAFIFSLYWHFLDVVWIFIFSFVYLKGVL; translated from the coding sequence ATGTCAAAAGTAAATAAATCACTTCCATTAGAATACAGTACAGAAGAAAATGATTTGAAAATCTTTGGTTTCTGGGTTTTCCTTGGTGCCGAGATCATCCTATTTGCGACATTATTTAGTGTGTATTTCACATTAGTTGATCGCACAGGTTCAGGCCCAATTGGGAAAGAATTATTTGAATTACCACCAGTATTGGTAGAAACATTTGCTTTATTAACTAGTAGTTTCTTAATTGGTTTAGGTGTTCATGCTATGCGTCTAGGACGTACTAAAGCAATGATGGTATTCTACATCTTAACATTATTACTAGGTGCAGTTTTCCTTGGCGTCGAAATTAATGAGTTTCTAACTTATATCCATGATGGTGCTACAATTCAAACAAGTGCCTTCTTATCTAGTTTGATGACTTTACTTGGTACTCACGGTGCCCACGTAACATTTGGTCTATTATGGGGATCAAGTATCTTAATCCAAGTTAAAAAACGTGGATTAAATGCTAAAACAGCAAATAAAGCGTTTATCTTCTCACTATATTGGCACTTCCTTGATGTAGTTTGGATCTTTATCTTCAGCTTTGTTTACTTGAAAGGAGTGTTGTAA
- the qoxB gene encoding cytochrome aa3 quinol oxidase subunit I, which translates to MSMDELFAPMKEPMILGAAISIVVGAVAIVAGLTYFKKWGWLYKNWLTTVDHKKIGVMYILVALVMLFRGGIDALLMRAQTAVPENGLLNAEHYNEIFTTHGLIMIIFMAMPFIIGLMNVVVPLQIGARDVAFPRLNALSFWLFAVGAGLLNISFIIGGSPNAGWSAYFPLASTEFSPGVGNNYYAWSLQISGLGTLMTGINFITTIMKMRAPGMKLMKMPMFTWSALITNVIITFAFPVLTVALAMMTLDRQFGTKFFAMQDGGMDMLWANLFWVWGHPEVYIVILPAFGIFSEVISTFSRKNLFGYKSMVMSMVVISLLSFMVWVHHFYTMGHGVMVNGIFSITTMLIAVPTGVKIFNWLLTMRHGKITFTTPMLWALAFVPIFTIGGVTGVMLAMASADYQYHNTLFLVAHFHYVLIPGTVFGVLAGYHFWWPKIFGFRLNEKLGKSAFWFIVVGFNVAFFPLFILGLDGYARRMYTYSADTGYGPLSMVSFIGALAMAVGFALICYNIYYSFRHSPRETTGDPWDARSLEWATQSPVPEYNFAIVPKINQLDEFWYAKKEGRDITAGKYERIHMPNNSGAPLWMSGVMFLFSLFFVFSEWTLVIVFAIATLGFMAYRSFENDEGHYIEVAEIEATERRLRGEK; encoded by the coding sequence ATGAGCATGGATGAATTATTCGCTCCGATGAAGGAGCCGATGATTTTAGGTGCAGCAATTAGTATTGTAGTTGGCGCTGTTGCCATTGTTGCAGGTTTAACCTACTTCAAAAAGTGGGGATGGCTTTACAAAAACTGGCTTACTACTGTTGACCATAAAAAAATTGGTGTCATGTATATCTTAGTAGCATTGGTTATGCTATTTAGAGGTGGTATAGATGCATTATTAATGCGTGCACAAACAGCTGTTCCAGAAAACGGATTGCTTAATGCAGAACATTACAATGAAATCTTCACTACACATGGCTTAATTATGATTATCTTCATGGCAATGCCATTTATCATTGGTTTGATGAACGTCGTTGTACCACTTCAAATTGGTGCACGAGATGTGGCATTCCCAAGATTAAATGCACTTAGCTTCTGGCTATTTGCAGTAGGTGCAGGTTTATTAAATATTTCATTTATTATTGGGGGATCACCAAACGCAGGTTGGTCAGCATATTTCCCATTAGCAAGTACTGAATTTAGCCCTGGCGTAGGTAATAACTATTATGCTTGGTCTTTACAAATTTCAGGTCTTGGTACTTTAATGACTGGTATCAACTTCATTACTACAATTATGAAAATGCGTGCACCAGGTATGAAATTAATGAAAATGCCAATGTTCACTTGGTCAGCATTGATCACAAATGTTATTATTACATTTGCATTCCCAGTATTAACTGTAGCACTTGCAATGATGACTTTAGACCGTCAATTTGGTACTAAATTCTTTGCAATGCAAGATGGCGGTATGGATATGCTTTGGGCTAACTTATTCTGGGTTTGGGGACATCCTGAAGTTTATATCGTTATCTTACCAGCATTCGGTATTTTTAGTGAGGTCATTTCAACATTCTCACGTAAAAACTTATTTGGTTATAAATCAATGGTAATGAGTATGGTTGTTATTTCATTACTATCATTCATGGTATGGGTTCACCACTTCTATACTATGGGACATGGTGTAATGGTTAATGGTATTTTCTCTATTACAACAATGCTTATAGCTGTTCCAACTGGTGTTAAAATATTTAACTGGTTGTTAACAATGCGTCACGGTAAAATTACATTCACAACACCAATGCTTTGGGCATTAGCATTTGTTCCAATCTTCACAATTGGTGGGGTTACAGGTGTAATGCTTGCAATGGCAAGTGCTGACTATCAATATCACAATACATTGTTCTTGGTAGCTCACTTCCACTATGTATTAATCCCAGGTACAGTATTTGGGGTATTAGCAGGTTATCATTTCTGGTGGCCAAAAATCTTTGGCTTCCGTTTAAATGAAAAATTAGGAAAATCAGCATTCTGGTTTATTGTAGTAGGTTTTAATGTAGCCTTCTTCCCACTATTCATTTTAGGTTTAGATGGTTATGCACGTCGTATGTACACATACTCAGCTGATACAGGCTATGGTCCATTAAGTATGGTATCGTTCATCGGTGCTCTTGCAATGGCAGTAGGCTTTGCCTTAATTTGCTACAATATTTACTACAGTTTCCGTCATAGTCCACGTGAAACAACAGGTGACCCATGGGATGCACGTTCTCTTGAATGGGCAACTCAAAGTCCAGTTCCAGAGTACAATTTCGCGATTGTACCAAAAATCAATCAATTAGATGAATTCTGGTATGCGAAAAAAGAAGGCAGAGATATTACTGCGGGTAAATACGAACGTATCCATATGCCAAATAACAGTGGTGCTCCATTGTGGATGTCTGGCGTAATGTTCCTATTCTCATTATTCTTTGTCTTTAGTGAATGGACTTTAGTAATTGTATTTGCAATTGCAACATTAGGTTTTATGGCTTATCGTTCATTTGAAAATGATGAAGGTCATTATATTGAAGTGGCTGAAATCGAAGCAACTGAACGTCGATTGAGAGGTGAAAAATAA